Genomic window (Euryarchaeota archaeon):
GGGAGAAGGTTTTCAAGGTCCGGCGGCGATACGGTCGCCGCCGGCCAGGGGGGTCGGTTTTAGAGTTACAAGGCGGGTCGGATTAGCGAGTTACACGACACTTAACGACTTCACGGGCAATCGCCGCGGAGGAATCTACGTCGAAGCGACGACGGCGCCTTTGATAATACGGAATGTGACTGTCAAGAATTTCAACGATGCCCAAATCCGGATTTCGGCGGCCTCAAACGTTGTTATCGAAAACGTCTTCGTCCAGATTCCCACGAACGGATTCATCCGCCTCGGAATCCAAATGGAAGGCGGCACGGGCAACGTCATCAAGAATTCCACGGCCGTCTGCCTCGGGACCGGATTCATGGTCGGCTTCACGGCCTACGGGACCAACCACCGGGTAGCGGGGAACCACGCCACTGGATGCAGTACCGGAATATCCGTGACCGACGGACCGGGCCTCGTCGTGGAGGAGAATCAGGTTGATTCCTCGACGACCGGAATCGCCATCGGCGGCGGCAATATACGAGCATCACGAAATACGATTTCTGGAACCACGTCCAAAGGAATTTCATTCATAGGCTCCTACTCCAACGTCACCATCTCCCACAACCTCGTCACGAACAGCACTGGGATCGGCGTCTATGTCTCCGGCGGCAGCGGCCTCAACGTCTCAGACAACATCGTGTCGAACAACTCTGGTGGCGGCATCCGGGCCGGTGGCACGGCGGTGACGCACACGTACACGGGCAATAACGTCGCGGGGAACTCGGTCTATGGGATCTGTGCCTGCACGACCGCTTCGCTGGACCTTCGCAACAACTGGTGGGGAGACGCGTCGGGACCGAGTGGAATCGGACCGGGCACGGGCGATGTCTTGACGGGACCCTCGGGGACGCTCTTTGACCCATGGCTTGCGTCGCCTAACGGCTTGGCCGGACCGTAGGTCGCGGCACTCGATGCGGACATCCCATCATAGCGTTCGCATGCTTCGTTCGCGGCTATTTCCTCGCCGCCACAACGACCGCCTCGGCCGGCAGCACGATTCCACTCCGCGTCTTCCACTTCTGAAGGTTCGCGGTGGTCCTCTCCATGACCGCCTTCTGGACCTTGGGCTCCTCCTCCGAAAGCGAGTGCCCGATAGGGGTCCCCTTGAGGACTGCCTCGAAGTACTCGGCCTCGTCTTTTACCGTCCAGTCGTGGGTGATGCGGGATTCGTGCGCGTCCTTGAAGCCCGTGTCTTTCAAGATTTTCGCGAGTTCGCCGGGTCCGCCCATCTCGTAGGGCGTCGGGAGGTAACCGGTCTCGTCGGGTTCAGCGTATTCGAGCATCGGGCCGACGATGACATGGATGGCGGGGACGCGCTCGCCCGGGCCCCAGACGGTGGCGGCGAAGCGGCCTCCAGGCTTCAAGACGCGGTACATCTCCTTCATGGTCTTCTCCGGGTCGGTGACGATCTGCAACCCGAAGCGGGATACGGCAAGATCCATGGTTTCGTCCTTTAGCGTCAGGTTCTCGGCATCCATGACTTTGAAGTCCACGTTCGAGAGGCCGAGTTTCGTCGCTTGAGAGCGGGCGATCTCCACCATCTTGGCGGCGAGATCGACTCCCAAGACGCGGCCTTTCGGACCGACGATGGACCCCAGCGATAGCGCCGGTTCACCTGTGCCCGTGGCAACATCGAGGACGTGGTCGCCGGGTTTCGGGGTGGCCGCTTTGAGGAGATCGGCGTTGAACTTGTCGAGGTTACGTTTTATCGGGTCGTAGCGGCTTGCGCTCTCGTTCCACGTGTCTCGCGTGTAATTCTTGTAGTACTCCTCCGAATAAGTCCAAGTCATCGTTTTCCGACCTTCCCTGTCGGGGAAAGGCGGGAATCGGCTTAATCCCTCCTCGCGACGCCAACCGGGCTCTCGCCCATGGGGAGCGCGTTTCAAAACCTTCAAGGACGCGGCCCCACCATCTCCCCATCGGGAATCGGATCCTTCAAGGGCGCGCCCGGACCAGCCCCAATCGGGGCAGTGGTTCCTGCGACGGCGTGCCCGGACCGACGCCTCACCGGGGAAGCGAATGACGACGGAGAACGCAAGCGACGCAAGTGCACTGGTTGCGAACCTCAAGCGTAACCAGTTCCTCACGAACCCGGCGCTGGAGAAAGCCTTCCGTTCCGTCTCGATGGAGCCGTTCCTCTCGGAGGCATATTCCACTCTCCTCTACGTCGACGCGCCGGTGCCGTTCTACGAGAACGGCGAGGTCATCGCGACCACTATGAGTCCCCGCCTCGTGGCGATTTTGCTCGAGTCGGTGGAGCTTTCGAACAATCTCGATCTCCTCGTCTGCGGTGGACGTTCGGGTTACATCGCGGCCCTCGCGGCGAGGATGCTCCGGCGCGGCCGTGTCTCCGTCGTCGAGGAGAACCCGGCGATCCGCGAAAGGACCCAGAAGAACCTCGACGCGCTTGGGATCACGAACGCGAGCGTACTCCCGACGTTCGACCCGGGTGAGGCCGCATTCGACCGGATAATCGTCACAAACCCGGCGGTCCCGACCACGTTGCCGCGGAAGGCCCTAAACGACATGGGAATCCTGCTTGCGCCCTTGCGAACGACTTCGGGTATCAGGGGGACGTGGACGCAACGCGCGCCCGAGACGGGAGACCGTGGCCGCGCCGAGGCTACGGGGCCGATAGCCGCAAACGCAAGACCTCCGACGGGACACGCGCAATCCCAAGCACCCACCGTGGAGTTCCTGCGCGTCCTTCGTAGCGGCGACGATTGGGCGGAACTCCGCTTCGGCGCAAGCGGCTTCCCCCCGCCCCAACCGTCGTCGCGCTGGCGCGGCGCCGCCGGGAACGACCGGACTCTCTCCTACCTTTGGCGCCTCGAGGAGCTCCTTCGCGAGGCCTGGAGCGACACCGTGAAGACGGAGGGCTCGCGCGAGTTCAACGAGGTGACGGAGAAGACGATATGGAAAGGACTCGTCGCGCGCGGCATAGCGAAGGCGGATCCCACGAGGGCGCGCGTTGCGCGTGGTGCCTTCCACATGGGCCACATATTCCAAGTGACGGGCGACGCGGCGAACGCGACCGAATGCTACACGGCCTCGTTGAAGACCGTCGCCACGGCGGAAGGCTACACGTTCCGCGGGTGGACGGCGAGCTTCGGCGGCGACTACGACACCGCGATCGAGGATTGCCACCTCGCGATAGCGACGGACCCGGAGTTCGGGAACCCCTACAACGACATCGGAGCCTACCTCATCGAACTCGGCCGCCCGGAGGAGGCCATAACGTGGTTCGAGCGCGCCCTTGGGGCTGCACGGTACGAATCGCCGTTCTTCCCGCACACGAACCTCGGCCGCGTGTACATGATGAAGGGCGACAAGGAGAGAGCGAAGAGGTCTTTCCTGAAGGCGCTCGAGCTCAACCCAGGGTACGAACCGGCGAAGCGGTTCCTCGAGATGTTGGAAACTGGCGGAAGCGCCTGAGACGCCCCGCCCTGACCAAGCGTGACGAAGGCGAGACCTCTCACTTCCTCGTTACGGCCAAGTCCACCTTCGAGAACGCGTCGAGCGTGAGCTTCGGCTGCCACGAGTACTGCTTCCACACGCGCCCCGATGAGAGCCCGTCGTCCCAACCCACGAAACTGTTGTGGAGCGGGTACCAGCCGCCTCGCGACGGGAACATGTTCGTGAAGTCGTTGAGGCCGTCCCACGCCCGCGCCTCGGCGTCTCCGGCCGCGTCGGTCGTCGACGGCAGGAACGCAACTATGCGGCCCGTTCCGGGAGCGTTTCCACCTACGATCTCGACGGTCACTTCGAGTCTTCCTCCAGGTTCGAGGTAGACTTCGGGCGGCAGACGGAACGTCTCCATCTCGTAGACGTGCTCCCCCGTCGCATCGAAGCGGGCGAACGGGCCCGTGGACGAACGCGGCGAGACCGGTCCTTCGAACAAGACGCGGCCGTCGCCGGCGGTGAGCCTCACTGCGGCGGGCGCTTCGGGGTCGAGAGCGACGCGCTCGGGCGCTTGCTGCGCGAACGATACCGCAAGGCCGTAGATGCGGGAGTTGATGCCGGAGTTCGTGAGGACGACCGACAGGCCTTTTCGCTCCCCGGCCTTGATCGTCGTCGCACCCTTGCCAAGGATCGATACGGTGCTCGTCGGGGCGTTTCCGCTCCAATCGATGGGCTCCGTCGGCAGCGGCCCGCCGCACTCTTCGGAAACGTCGCAGGTGTCGTCATCTTCGTTGGTGATGCTGACCACGCGGGAGGTGGTGGCGCTCGCCCCATCGTCGTCGGTGACGGTCAAAGTGACCGTGAAGCTACCCGGAAGGGAGAAGGCGTGCGTCGGATCCATCTCGCCGCTCGTGACACCGTCGCCGAAGTCCCACTGCCAGCTCACGATAGTGCCGTCAGTGTCGCTCGACATGTCGCTGAAGGATATGCTTGCGCCAACGATGGCGGATTGTGGCGACGCCGTGAAATCCGCGATCGGCGGCACGTTCGGCGCAGGCGCT
Coding sequences:
- a CDS encoding right-handed parallel beta-helix repeat-containing protein, whose product is MTVKNFNDAQIRISAASNVVIENVFVQIPTNGFIRLGIQMEGGTGNVIKNSTAVCLGTGFMVGFTAYGTNHRVAGNHATGCSTGISVTDGPGLVVEENQVDSSTTGIAIGGGNIRASRNTISGTTSKGISFIGSYSNVTISHNLVTNSTGIGVYVSGGSGLNVSDNIVSNNSGGGIRAGGTAVTHTYTGNNVAGNSVYGICACTTASLDLRNNWWGDASGPSGIGPGTGDVLTGPSGTLFDPWLASPNGLAGP
- a CDS encoding class I SAM-dependent methyltransferase; its protein translation is MTWTYSEEYYKNYTRDTWNESASRYDPIKRNLDKFNADLLKAATPKPGDHVLDVATGTGEPALSLGSIVGPKGRVLGVDLAAKMVEIARSQATKLGLSNVDFKVMDAENLTLKDETMDLAVSRFGLQIVTDPEKTMKEMYRVLKPGGRFAATVWGPGERVPAIHVIVGPMLEYAEPDETGYLPTPYEMGGPGELAKILKDTGFKDAHESRITHDWTVKDEAEYFEAVLKGTPIGHSLSEEEPKVQKAVMERTTANLQKWKTRSGIVLPAEAVVVAARK
- a CDS encoding tetratricopeptide repeat protein, giving the protein MTTENASDASALVANLKRNQFLTNPALEKAFRSVSMEPFLSEAYSTLLYVDAPVPFYENGEVIATTMSPRLVAILLESVELSNNLDLLVCGGRSGYIAALAARMLRRGRVSVVEENPAIRERTQKNLDALGITNASVLPTFDPGEAAFDRIIVTNPAVPTTLPRKALNDMGILLAPLRTTSGIRGTWTQRAPETGDRGRAEATGPIAANARPPTGHAQSQAPTVEFLRVLRSGDDWAELRFGASGFPPPQPSSRWRGAAGNDRTLSYLWRLEELLREAWSDTVKTEGSREFNEVTEKTIWKGLVARGIAKADPTRARVARGAFHMGHIFQVTGDAANATECYTASLKTVATAEGYTFRGWTASFGGDYDTAIEDCHLAIATDPEFGNPYNDIGAYLIELGRPEEAITWFERALGAARYESPFFPHTNLGRVYMMKGDKERAKRSFLKALELNPGYEPAKRFLEMLETGGSA